The segment CTGATAGCTACTCAATTATTGCAGAATCTATTGAGAACCTGTGGCGCAAACTTTTAGTTCATACATACGAGCAACAATAACAAACACAATTATAAAGAGCTCTCTAACACTAGAGAGCTCTTTAGTTTACTTTAACTAACATCCGTATAACATTTTAATTTTAAGCTTCGATTTCTTTAAAGCTTACTGCTTAGCTTAGCTGTATCTTTGGTTCTATTACTAACACCAACTAGAGGATGTATAAGTATTTACACGCCTCATCCACCCAACTAAAAAAGCAAGACGTCTATAATCAGGAGCTGAATGTTCAATAATGGTATATATTTAATAAGAAATTCTTTCGATATGTTGCTACCAAAAAGATCAATACCTTCTAGCAAAAAACTTGCTGACATTTTTAAAGGACGATGGAACACTATGCTTACCCAACCAACTTTAGGCAAGTATATCTTATTGTCTTTTACTTTAACACGTTGAGGGTACGCAATAGACTGGTAAGTATGCTTATTTTTAAATTGAGGGAAACGAGCTCTTTAGCTAAAGCTGTAATGCTTGGCTATCAGCTTCTTTAAGCCTAGGATACTCTGTTTTTAGAAGAACAAGACGTTTAACAAGGTCATATTTTGAGATATGCTTTTTGTCTGCAGCATAGAGCTCTTTTCTGTAACATAAAGCGTTATTATAAACAAAACGAATACACCCAAATTGCTGAGCTAAGCACTCTTGCTGCTTTTTGTTTGGATATATTCTAAACTTATATGCTTTGTTCATAGTACTGTAGTTTGATCTTTAATCTAATGACTTTATAGTATTTATTCTACCACATTTTGATGTTTTTGTACATCTTAAAAAAAAGAAAATTTAATTTAATACTCGGGTTTATCACCCACCTAAAGGAAGGTGTCTTACCGAGTAAACTTTGATAATATCCCGCAAAATCATTCAATAAGTGGTTGGCAAAATTGGGTTCTTTGATTAAGCTTAATCAAACGGTAGAAATGTAAAAAGGGTGTAATACTTATGAAGAGTGTAATAAGTTCATTTAATACAAACTTGTTTTTATGAGGACAACTATGAAGAATTATATATTTCTCTTTGCATCCTTATGTGCAGCTTATCCTGTTTATGCAGGCAAAAATGCGAGAGCAGCTTTCTTGCGACAG is part of the Candidatus Dependentiae bacterium genome and harbors:
- a CDS encoding helix-turn-helix domain-containing protein; translated protein: MNKAYKFRIYPNKKQQECLAQQFGCIRFVYNNALCYRKELYAADKKHISKYDLVKRLVLLKTEYPRLKEADSQALQL